A genome region from Solanum pennellii chromosome 12, SPENNV200 includes the following:
- the LOC114075271 gene encoding probable LRR receptor-like serine/threonine-protein kinase At3g47570: protein MEFGNLQKLHELDLAQNELTGSVPHNILNMSALQNIDFGENKLSGTLPSDLGRGMPNLEIFYCGGNNLSGFISTSISNSSKLRQLDLSRNSLTGTIPKSLGNLEYLELLHLLSNNFVSDSTLSFLASLTNCRYLRALTLAGNLLDVVFPASVGNFSNSLQIFEASKCKLKVVIPREMGNLTGLRRIGKQAAQPTPHKCTLLAKLRYLSHLNLS from the exons ATGGAGTTCGGTAATCTTCAGAAACTTCACGAGTTGGATTTAGCACAGAATGAGCTAACTGGATCTGTTCCTCACAACATTTTAAACATGTCAGCACTGCAGAATATAGATTTTGGAGAAAATAAGCTTTCAGGTACTCTACCTTCAGATTTAGGTCGTGGAATGCCCAATctagaaatattttattgtggAGGAAATAATCTGAGTGGTTTTATCTCTACTTCAATCTCAAATTCATCAAAACTCAGACAACTTGACCTCTCACGAAACAGTTTaacaggtacaattcctaaatcACTTGGTAACTTAGAATACCTTGAGTTACTTCACTTGCTGTCGAATAATTTTGTCAGCGATTCAACATTGAGCTTCCTTGCATCATTGACAAACTGTAGGTATCTAAGAGCACTCACGTTAGCAGGTAATTTGTTGGATGTTGTATTTCCTGCATCTGTTGGTAATTTCTCAAACTCCTTGCAAATTTTTGAAGCATCTAAATGTAAACTGAAGGTTGTCATTCCTCGAGAAATGGGTAATCTTACTGGACTGAGAAGGATTG GGAAGCAAGCTGCTCAGCCCACTCCTCATAAGTGTACCCTCTTAGCTAAACTTCGTTATCTATCTCACTTGAATTTATCTTAG